The window aaaattCTAGAGAAGGCGATAAAAAGGAGGAATCAAGCCGTCTATTACCGACACCAGCTCAAGCTCCGGTATCCTCACCGTCTGATAGTGAGGACTCCGAAGAAGTTGCTTTCGAAGCAAGAGAGAAAATCCTAATCGTCGATGTGGCTGGCCAAGAGGCAATCGATGCAAACGATTCTGTCCCACCATTCTCGTGGAAAAAACTGTGGTTATTTACGGGACCTGGATTCTTGATGAGCATAGCGTTTTTAGATCCAGGGAATCTAGAAGGAGATCTTCAGGCTGGGGCCGTCGCTGGATACTCGCTGCTGTGGCTGCTTCTATGGGCCACCTCTATGGGCTTGCTGATCCAAATGCTCTCCGCTCGGGTTGGCGTAGCAACAGGGCAACACTTAGCGGAGTTGTGTAGGGAGGAGTACCCAAATTGGGCTAGGTTGATTTTGTGGTTCATGGCGGAGGTGGCTCTTATTGGAGCTGATATACAAGAAGTCATAGGAAGCGCTATTGCCATACATATTTTGAGTAATGGAGTTTTTCCGCTCTGGGCAGGAGTTGTGGTTACAGCGTTGGATTGGTATTGAAAAAATTCCTTTCTCATTTTTCGCATGTTTGATTCTTGTCAGTTGTGTGCTTTCAGTTTTGCTGTTGAAACTTAGATTGCATTTAGTCCTTGCTGAAATCTTTTTGCTGCTTTAACTTTTGCATTTCGTCAGTATCTTCTCAAAAAGCTTGAGTGGTAAGAGTTGGAAATTTTTGAATAGCTGGATATGAACTTTTATAAGCATAATCATATGCACTTCTGTTAAACCAGCATTTCTGTTGGAGCAATAAAATGTTGATTTATAGCACATATTTGATTGAAACCATAAAGATTTGGAGAATTGGTATATAGTCAAAATGTGCTTCGTTTTATATCACGCCTTTTCTTTTTACTTTGGGTTGTGTTAGTTCTGTTTCTCAAGAATACCTTTGCGCGATGGAGCATATTGCCTaagtgggttttttttttcacattgattgtttttttgttaaattgacttttttttaattgataaGGTATTTTCTCTCTATGTTGCCAGTTTTATGTTTTTGCTTCTAGAGAATTATGGAGTGAGAAAGTTAGAAGCTGTGTTTGCTGTCCTTATTGCAACTATGGCTGTATCATTTGCGTGGATGTTTGGTGACACAAAGCCAAATGGGAAAGAACTTTTAACGGGTAAGTTTGTCattaattgtgaacattctgtATTCCAGAATTTAGTCCTTCGTTCAATAAAAATGTCCTTGTTGGATTTCATAGATGGCTGTGATTTATTCTGGTTACTGTTTTAGGTATATTAATTCCAAGACTCAGTTCGAAATCCATTCGACAAGCTGTGGGAGTTGTGGGTTGTGTTATAATGCCTCACAATGTGTTCTTGCATTCAGCTTTGGTGCAGTCAAGGGAGGTCAATCCTAAGAAGAAGGGTCAGGTTCAGGAGGCACTAAATTACTATTTAATCGAGTCCTCAATTGCTCTTTTTATCTCCTTTATGATCAACTTGTTTGTGACAACTGTGTTTGCCAAGGGATTTTATGGTACTGAACAGGCCAATAGCATAGGACTAGTCAATGCAGGGCAGTATCTTCAGGAAAAATATGGAGGAGGAACATTACCAATTCTTTATATATGGGGTATTGGCTTGTTGGCAGCTGGACAAAGTAGTACAATAACTGGTACATATGCTGGGCAATTTATAATGGGAGGATTTCTTAACTTGCGCTTGAAGAAATGGCTAAGGGCACTAATAACAAGAAGTTTTGCTATTGTTCCAACTATGATAGTAGCTATTGTGTTCAATACATCTGAAGCTTCCTTGGATATTTTGAATGAATGGCTAAATGTACTTCAGTCAATACAGATTCCTTTTGCACTTATCCCTCTTCTTACCATGGTTTCCAAGGAGCAGGTCATGGGGGTCTTCAAAATTGGACCTGTTCTTGAGGCAAGTTCTTAACTTCACTACTCTGGTAATTCTGTTTGTGTAATCTGGGCAtctgtatgttttttttttttttttttggcatcgGTATATTTGAAAAATAACTTGGGCATGCACAAAAAGTTCTTCGATAAGATTGGAGTTCTTAGGGAGAAAACAGAAACAATCCAACAATAACTGATATGCAGACATTCTCAGACTTCACTTGTTTGCGTGCAATTAAACTTCACCATTAGCTTGAAATTAGTCATTGGATTCATCTTAGTGTTTATTCCAGTTTTACTCTCACTCGTAATTTTGTGGAACTAGACTTCTATCAAGCTTCAAGCATGTTTTGTCAGGAGATACCCAAGATATTAAGAAGAAGAACGAGAACTACTGACCCAGAGAAagaaaggagaaaaaaaaaaacttttttaaGTCATAGAAGTCTTGCATGAGATGTTATTATGATATTTCTTAGATTTGGGTGGATTGTTCGGTTTCTTGTTCCTGATATTGGTGTTATATGCTAACTGGTTGAATAGCTAACGATTGAAAATGGATCACTTTTTAAACCTGATTCCAACATGAGGCATTGGCTTCATAAGATCAAGGATCCCATCAGAATGGTTGCTTTCAGACTTCAAATATTCAGATAGTAGGATCTAGTCAAACCCTATATGCTGATTTAGTTTGACTTTCTCACTAAATTGGGTCAAGCCTAAATGAGATCCATATACTTTTAGAATCTTCCCATTCTATGAGGTGAACTTAGGCACGCCCAATAAGTAAAGCTCAATAGGATTTTGGTACTTCCCATAAATGTGATGCACTTCTGCTGTTTAAATTTTCAGCGGTTTAACACATCGAAATGATTCTATAGAATTAGTCCAATACGTTATGGAAATATTTATTCAGAATTTGAGCCAAACAGATAAGGTAACTCCTTTATATCAATAATATAATACACCTTTAACTTATTAGGTAATCATCTGATAATGTTAGTTGCAAGAAGACTTCAAACTTATAAATCTTAAATACAACCAATAACTAGAAAGTACAACTTATTGGCTTATGATACCAGTTGACTGCACTTACTGTCAAATTCTCGAGTTATTGTATCAATCTGTCCGACACTTCTATTAGCAAATGCAATGCATCAATCAGTAGAGTTATTATCAATCTGTCTGACACTTCTATTAGAGAATTTAGTGTGGCTGAcatgacttgatttcacggtttcgtATGATAGTTCATGTTAGAGCAAAGGAGAGAGAAACTTAAACCATAGGTGGCTACTAGCTAGTGAGAACTGAGAGGAAAAGTTGCTTCTTAATAGATGGATGAGGGATCGATCATGTTGGAGCTGAATGGTAAGACTAGGTAAGAGTTTCGATCATGCTGCATGCATGTTACTGTAGCTTCATCCAATTTCTATGACCTTTTGTAAATCTGCACTAGAAATCTAACGGATTTTGATTTACGACATAAATGGTCATGATAGATATAGTACTTTACCAATAAGATTAAGATGCATTTCCAGAACCAATAGGAACTCATATCAGTGTATACttcatttttttcaatttggatATCTGTAACTTGTATACTGATACCTTTTGCATTAGCAGAGCAGTTCGAGCACTGAAATTCTAT of the Euphorbia lathyris chromosome 7, ddEupLath1.1, whole genome shotgun sequence genome contains:
- the LOC136200741 gene encoding metal transporter Nramp2 isoform X1, which produces MRTQFGEEENSREGDKKEESSRLLPTPAQAPVSSPSDSEDSEEVAFEAREKILIVDVAGQEAIDANDSVPPFSWKKLWLFTGPGFLMSIAFLDPGNLEGDLQAGAVAGYSLLWLLLWATSMGLLIQMLSARVGVATGQHLAELCREEYPNWARLILWFMAEVALIGADIQEVIGSAIAIHILSNGVFPLWAGVVVTALDCFMFLLLENYGVRKLEAVFAVLIATMAVSFAWMFGDTKPNGKELLTGILIPRLSSKSIRQAVGVVGCVIMPHNVFLHSALVQSREVNPKKKGQVQEALNYYLIESSIALFISFMINLFVTTVFAKGFYGTEQANSIGLVNAGQYLQEKYGGGTLPILYIWGIGLLAAGQSSTITGTYAGQFIMGGFLNLRLKKWLRALITRSFAIVPTMIVAIVFNTSEASLDILNEWLNVLQSIQIPFALIPLLTMVSKEQVMGVFKIGPVLERLAWTIAILVILINGYLLLDFFVSEVKGFLFGLLACSGTVAYVSFIVYLVSRTTSLSSKWVSLEMSKSNSYPGN
- the LOC136200741 gene encoding metal transporter Nramp2 isoform X2 — encoded protein: MRTQFGEEENSREGDKKEESSRLLPTPAQAPVSSPSDSEDSEEVAFEAREKILIVDVAGQEAIDANDSVPPFSWKKLWLFTGPGFLMSIAFLDPGNLEGDLQAGAVAGYSLLWLLLWATSMGLLIQMLSARVGVATGQHLAELCREEYPNWARLILWFMAEVALIGADIQEVIGSAIAIHILSNGVFPLWAGVVVTALDCFMFLLLENYGVRKLEAVFAVLIATMAVSFAWMFGDTKPNGKELLTGILIPRLSSKSIRQAVGVVGCVIMPHNVFLHSALVQSREVNPKKKGQVQEALNYYLIESSIALFISFMINLFVTTVFAKGFYGTEQANSIGLVNAGQYLQEKYGGGTLPILYIWGIGLLAAGQSSTITGTYAGQFIMGGFLNLRLKKWLRALITRSFAIVPTMIVAIVFNTSEASLDILNEWLNVLQSIQIPFALIPLLTMVSKEQVMGVFKIGPVLEASS